One Candidatus Methylacidithermus pantelleriae genomic window carries:
- the pssA gene encoding CDP-diacylglycerol--serine O-phosphatidyltransferase, with protein sequence MPDQGGGPRSGRRNLPGELAVKDARENQGEEQIYLLPNLLTAGNLVCGFLAILKILAGTLERDADAAGWIRTYESSVGFILLAFVFDVLDGRLARLGGKESAFGRELDSLADLISFGVAPALLVFEIVLYRFPHRLGWVIACAYLICGALRLARFNVHAARGVTTRSGDFTGLPIPAAAGLVSSLTLLLLHYYEKDRDFEQGWGKYALAALLLFLSIMMASRVRYPSFKGFGWHTQRPMARYAGIVAFLTLTILYYKWMLAVDFTAYLLYGFLRPFLSRSWRREIEEEESDEGVSLWEVSHPEDARQELEKRNGSPPLG encoded by the coding sequence ATGCCGGATCAGGGTGGGGGACCACGTTCGGGCAGGAGAAACCTGCCTGGGGAGCTGGCCGTGAAGGACGCCAGAGAAAACCAAGGCGAGGAGCAGATCTACCTGTTACCCAATCTTCTCACGGCCGGAAATCTGGTCTGTGGGTTTCTGGCCATCCTCAAGATCCTGGCGGGTACCTTGGAGCGAGATGCGGACGCGGCCGGGTGGATCCGCACCTACGAGAGTAGTGTCGGGTTTATCCTTCTGGCGTTTGTTTTCGATGTCTTGGACGGCCGGCTTGCGCGGCTGGGAGGCAAAGAGAGCGCTTTTGGTCGCGAGCTTGATTCTTTGGCCGATCTTATCTCCTTCGGGGTGGCGCCTGCGTTACTGGTTTTTGAAATTGTCTTGTATCGTTTCCCTCACCGGCTGGGGTGGGTGATCGCTTGCGCTTATCTCATTTGTGGAGCCTTGAGGCTGGCCCGGTTCAATGTCCACGCGGCTCGGGGGGTCACAACACGTTCGGGGGATTTTACGGGTTTACCGATCCCGGCTGCCGCTGGGCTTGTTTCGTCTCTGACGCTCCTCCTTTTGCACTACTACGAAAAGGACCGGGATTTCGAGCAGGGATGGGGCAAATATGCCCTTGCGGCTTTGCTTTTGTTCCTTTCGATCATGATGGCAAGCCGGGTCCGATATCCAAGCTTTAAGGGTTTTGGTTGGCACACGCAGAGACCGATGGCTCGCTATGCAGGCATTGTTGCTTTTTTGACCCTTACAATCCTTTACTACAAGTGGATGCTGGCCGTCGATTTTACGGCATACTTGCTTTACGGATTCCTTCGGCCGTTTTTGTCGCGTTCGTGGCGGCGGGAAATTGAAGAAGAGGAGTCCGACGAGGGGGTTTCTCTGTGGGAGGTGTCTCACCCCGAGGACGCCCGGCAAGAGCTGGAGAAACGGAATGGGAGTCCACCTCTGGGCTAG
- a CDS encoding phosphatidate cytidylyltransferase, with product MGNLSLRVASTIFLWTATLGVILARWKTGVILLLAGLGLAAQSEFYAMFQPQGMAAFRKTGLLFGLLLMGGCWYSLVWNPSFGQRYPFWQEGVLVGLLFTLLVRVVLWPEGPAPIGRVAITLLGFVYVPYLLSFLARLALLSSPGYDSFAAALYLVATTKCGDAAAFLVGSAVGRHKLLPRVSPGKTWEGAVGGLALSVGVSVGLWRLLRTGLRGFSLPEIVGLGLFLGVAGVVGDLAKSVAKRQAQVKDSGSIIPGIGGALDLIDSVLFTSPLLYWYTRLRF from the coding sequence ATGGGTAATCTTAGCCTTCGTGTGGCGTCCACGATCTTTCTGTGGACGGCAACGCTGGGAGTAATCCTAGCTCGGTGGAAAACTGGGGTGATCCTTCTTCTAGCTGGGTTGGGACTGGCGGCCCAGTCGGAGTTTTACGCGATGTTTCAACCGCAAGGAATGGCTGCGTTTCGGAAAACCGGCCTTCTCTTTGGTCTTTTGCTCATGGGGGGTTGCTGGTACAGCTTGGTCTGGAATCCCAGCTTCGGCCAGCGCTACCCGTTTTGGCAGGAAGGAGTTCTGGTAGGTCTTCTTTTTACTCTTCTCGTGCGGGTGGTGTTGTGGCCTGAAGGGCCGGCGCCGATCGGCCGGGTGGCGATCACCCTTTTGGGGTTTGTCTACGTGCCCTACCTTTTGAGTTTCCTGGCCCGGCTGGCCTTACTCTCGTCTCCTGGCTACGACTCGTTTGCGGCGGCGCTCTATCTTGTGGCGACCACAAAATGTGGCGACGCGGCTGCGTTTCTTGTGGGTTCTGCTGTGGGGCGCCACAAGCTTTTGCCCCGTGTGAGTCCTGGCAAAACCTGGGAAGGGGCCGTTGGAGGATTGGCCCTTTCGGTAGGGGTCAGTGTGGGACTTTGGCGCCTCCTTCGAACTGGGCTGCGAGGGTTTAGCTTGCCGGAGATTGTGGGGTTAGGGCTTTTTTTGGGGGTTGCCGGAGTGGTAGGGGACCTGGCCAAATCGGTTGCGAAGCGACAGGCGCAAGTAAAGGATTCTGGTTCGATCATTCCGGGGATCGGAGGAGCGCTCGACTTAATCGATAGCGTCCTTTTTACTTCTCCCCTTTTGTATTGGTACACGCGGCTTCGCTTCTAG
- the nadA gene encoding quinolinate synthase NadA produces the protein MSPLQRRIQELKREKNAIILAHNYQVPEVQEIADFVGDSLGLSREAAKTSASLIVFCGVHFMAETAKILNPEKKVLLPDLEAGCSLAESCSAKDLAAYRQANPELYVVAYINCTAAVKALSDVICTSGNAVEIVRKVPADREILFVPDQNLGEWVQEKTGRKLRLWPGNCYVHVEFTHSVLLQLKEQYPEAPIVAHPECNRSVRLLADEVCSTEKMIGFCRTHPAKRFIIATERGMLFRLRRELPDKEFIPVETPGCACSDCRYMKRITLEKTLACLEREAPEIVLDPDVCAKARVPIERMLEWSR, from the coding sequence GTGAGCCCGCTCCAGAGGAGGATTCAAGAACTGAAACGGGAGAAAAACGCGATTATCCTGGCGCACAATTACCAGGTGCCCGAGGTCCAGGAGATCGCTGACTTTGTGGGGGACTCCCTTGGGCTTTCCCGGGAAGCAGCAAAAACAAGTGCTTCTCTGATCGTTTTCTGCGGCGTCCACTTTATGGCGGAGACGGCCAAGATTTTGAATCCCGAGAAAAAAGTTCTCCTGCCCGATCTGGAAGCGGGCTGTTCGCTTGCTGAATCATGCTCTGCGAAAGACCTAGCTGCCTACCGCCAGGCTAATCCAGAGCTTTACGTGGTAGCTTACATTAACTGCACGGCAGCTGTTAAGGCGCTTTCCGATGTCATTTGTACTTCCGGGAACGCTGTGGAGATTGTTCGCAAGGTGCCTGCGGATCGAGAAATTCTCTTCGTACCGGACCAGAATCTCGGAGAATGGGTTCAGGAAAAGACCGGCCGCAAGCTGCGGCTGTGGCCTGGGAACTGCTACGTTCATGTTGAGTTCACCCACTCGGTATTGCTCCAACTCAAGGAACAGTACCCAGAGGCTCCGATTGTCGCCCATCCGGAGTGTAATCGATCGGTGCGTCTTCTGGCCGATGAGGTCTGCTCCACGGAGAAAATGATTGGTTTTTGTCGTACCCACCCGGCCAAACGTTTCATCATTGCGACGGAGCGCGGGATGCTCTTTCGTCTTCGCCGGGAGCTGCCTGACAAGGAGTTTATCCCGGTAGAAACTCCTGGGTGCGCCTGTTCGGATTGCCGTTACATGAAGCGGATCACTCTTGAAAAGACCCTTGCCTGCTTGGAGCGCGAGGCGCCAGAAATCGTTTTGGACCCGGATGTGTGTGCAAAGGCAAGAGTCCCCATTGAGCGAATGCTCGAGTGGAGCCGTTGA
- a CDS encoding phosphatidylserine decarboxylase, translating to MSPAVREAWIWAGSLGALGIATALVGRGSWVLLSLVLWAGAGGVAFFFRDPPRHPQCVGSLSILAPADGTVVEVGPAQAPFDLGSRRRIAIFLSLWDVHVNRSPVEGRVVRQERHPGRFWDARSARAATENERVDWLLETVRGPVALRQIAGKVARRIETWVGPGQNVSLGQKIGMIRLGSRVELYLPWECQCRIRVGDHVRAGETCLGSWP from the coding sequence ATGTCGCCGGCAGTCAGGGAGGCATGGATCTGGGCTGGATCTCTGGGGGCTCTGGGTATCGCTACGGCTTTGGTGGGTAGAGGGAGCTGGGTTCTCCTTTCCCTTGTGTTGTGGGCAGGGGCTGGAGGGGTCGCCTTTTTTTTCCGGGATCCTCCGCGTCATCCCCAGTGCGTGGGGTCTTTGTCCATCCTGGCACCGGCCGATGGCACCGTGGTAGAGGTTGGCCCGGCGCAGGCGCCTTTTGATCTTGGATCCAGGCGCAGGATTGCCATTTTTCTTTCTCTTTGGGACGTTCACGTCAACCGGTCCCCGGTAGAAGGTCGGGTGGTCCGGCAGGAACGACATCCCGGGCGTTTTTGGGACGCCCGGTCGGCGCGGGCGGCGACGGAGAACGAGCGCGTGGATTGGTTATTGGAAACAGTGCGTGGCCCTGTGGCCCTGCGACAGATCGCCGGAAAAGTTGCCCGGCGGATTGAAACCTGGGTGGGCCCTGGGCAGAACGTTTCGCTGGGACAAAAAATCGGAATGATCCGGTTGGGGTCGCGCGTGGAGCTATATTTACCCTGGGAATGTCAATGCCGGATCAGGGTGGGGGACCACGTTCGGGCAGGAGAAACCTGCCTGGGGAGCTGGCCGTGA
- a CDS encoding adenylosuccinate synthase has translation MNTLVVGAQWGDEGKGKVVDVLTETADVVVRCQGGDNAGHTVEVDGQTFVLHLIPSGILWPGKCCVIGNGLVLDPVALVSEIRSIQSRGIETEGRILVSEGAHLVLPHHRVLDVHSEKAKGPGKIGTTGRGIGPAYEDKVSRRGLRAVDLLRADEFQRKLGQRIEEANRLLHRLGLEPLDAGGITEEYLAAAQFLRPVITNTVLWLHDALAKGKSLLFESAQGTFLDVDFGTYPYVTACNTTAGAALVGSGVSPKEIHHVVGCVKAYTTRVGEGPMPTESSELTALLHAMGREFGSTTRRARRCGWFDSVLVRYARLINGFDRLAVTNLDNLDCLDEIPVCVAYNLEGRRLEYPPTALEDWWNCQPVYRVFPGWKEPTGQARSFRQLPKPARDYLLGLAELVGAPLGLVSVGAGREKSFWVE, from the coding sequence ATGAATACCCTTGTTGTAGGAGCCCAGTGGGGAGATGAGGGCAAGGGCAAGGTCGTTGACGTTCTTACGGAAACGGCCGATGTAGTGGTTCGATGCCAAGGTGGGGACAACGCAGGCCATACGGTAGAGGTGGATGGCCAGACGTTTGTCCTTCACCTGATTCCTTCCGGGATCCTGTGGCCGGGGAAGTGTTGTGTCATTGGTAATGGGCTCGTTCTCGACCCGGTGGCTCTGGTGTCAGAGATTCGATCGATCCAGAGTCGGGGAATCGAGACGGAGGGGCGGATCTTGGTGAGCGAGGGAGCTCATCTGGTTTTGCCGCATCATCGGGTGCTAGACGTACACTCGGAAAAAGCCAAGGGACCCGGAAAGATCGGCACCACCGGTCGGGGCATTGGCCCGGCCTACGAGGATAAGGTGAGTCGAAGGGGTTTGCGGGCGGTGGATCTTTTGCGAGCCGATGAGTTCCAGCGCAAGTTAGGCCAGCGGATCGAGGAAGCAAACCGCCTCTTGCACCGGTTAGGACTGGAACCCCTGGACGCGGGCGGAATCACGGAGGAATACCTGGCGGCTGCGCAGTTTCTCCGACCGGTCATTACCAATACCGTCCTTTGGCTTCACGACGCTTTGGCCAAAGGAAAGAGTCTTCTTTTCGAGAGCGCTCAAGGGACCTTTTTGGATGTGGATTTTGGGACCTACCCCTATGTTACCGCTTGCAACACCACCGCGGGGGCAGCTCTGGTAGGCTCGGGGGTTTCACCCAAGGAAATCCATCACGTGGTAGGGTGTGTCAAAGCCTATACGACCCGGGTCGGAGAAGGCCCGATGCCTACGGAGTCCTCAGAGCTTACGGCGCTTTTGCACGCTATGGGGCGAGAGTTTGGTTCCACCACGCGCAGGGCGCGCCGGTGTGGCTGGTTTGACAGTGTGCTGGTTCGCTATGCGCGGTTGATCAACGGGTTTGACCGGCTGGCGGTTACCAATCTCGATAATTTGGATTGTCTGGACGAAATCCCCGTCTGCGTGGCTTACAACCTGGAGGGAAGAAGGCTCGAGTATCCACCGACCGCTTTGGAGGACTGGTGGAATTGCCAGCCTGTCTACCGGGTTTTCCCCGGGTGGAAAGAACCGACCGGGCAGGCTCGAAGCTTTCGGCAGTTGCCCAAACCGGCTCGGGACTATCTTCTAGGACTGGCGGAGCTGGTGGGCGCTCCGCTGGGGCTCGTATCCGTCGGAGCGGGCCGGGAAAAGAGCTTCTGGGTTGAGTAA
- a CDS encoding LPS-assembly protein LptD produces the protein MVPTPLSKAWLVHLLALLWGLILWSGAPAKTGAEDLASAAPSPGGPPVEITAVGGVHYEAGVATAEGNVRVQHGGDVLYADRVSYDTRTHEATAEGHVRIYAGERIYRGDQITYNFLTRQVRSKAFDFVELPLVGSARSVESPEIGHYRIHEGMVAFENREDPTFRVRARAIDLYPDDRVVFRDVTFYVGEIPIAWLPYYYQSLQSRSWTLYFEPGDRTLWGAYLNTSLNWQVDENLDTTWHLDLRQERGIAGGVDLRYLPVPGGQGLFEGYYAQDSRPTLNPSIVPRIPISHERYRFLWQGQLPFGDDFVIAHNLNLWSDPWILEDFLWKEYIPERQPDNAVWADYRTQDFNVELLTRDNLNRFFDMIDRWPELDLETRRLSLFGTSLQYEGRGQLVNFHRSFSNQEVTDPALFSALYPFDPLVRFMLPQFGPNWLANGLVHDYSAYRWDTFHELVYPGQYFGWLSFAPRVGVEGTFWQENFVGDLPFGEPAGAGHLSRGRLLFVAGADASFKVSRTWLDAQDKALGIDGLRHVIEPYLEFQYIPTPDTRPQDILGFDSRLPNLEPFPTELAEWNSLDSIFAETLVRVGVRNRLQTKRDGKNYNLLRWDIFTDADFNRQVDEQLTPMHDTLTHVWNDVRLDPFPWLHFRSYSGIDMTGGKSFDVSTNSLSWQWIRADEITVGYQYLHRILIPTGFFHLAPPTFSFDQNFIPSSDLVFVRNFYRLNEAWQLETSHLFEAKTGHFEGQTYTIYRDFSAWQAALSYQNWDFLGGRTVQDVFLMLTLKAFPEAHLHVGR, from the coding sequence GTGGTCCCAACCCCTTTGTCCAAAGCGTGGCTCGTCCACTTGCTTGCCCTCTTATGGGGGCTTATCCTGTGGTCCGGGGCGCCAGCAAAAACCGGGGCGGAGGATCTGGCGAGTGCTGCACCCTCACCCGGTGGACCGCCGGTGGAGATCACGGCGGTTGGAGGGGTTCATTACGAGGCCGGAGTCGCCACGGCGGAAGGGAACGTCCGCGTACAGCATGGGGGGGATGTTCTCTATGCGGATCGCGTAAGTTATGACACCCGAACGCATGAAGCGACCGCCGAAGGACATGTTCGTATCTACGCCGGGGAGCGGATCTATCGTGGCGACCAGATCACGTACAACTTTCTTACCCGCCAGGTCCGTTCTAAGGCCTTTGACTTTGTGGAGCTACCCCTAGTAGGAAGTGCCAGGAGTGTGGAAAGCCCTGAGATTGGGCATTACCGGATCCACGAGGGGATGGTTGCTTTTGAGAACCGCGAAGATCCCACTTTCCGCGTCCGGGCCAGAGCCATCGATCTCTACCCGGATGACCGGGTCGTCTTCCGGGACGTGACCTTTTACGTTGGAGAGATTCCCATTGCTTGGCTCCCGTACTACTATCAGTCGCTCCAATCCCGATCTTGGACCCTGTATTTTGAACCAGGCGATCGGACGCTTTGGGGAGCCTATCTCAACACGAGCCTTAACTGGCAGGTTGACGAAAATCTGGACACAACCTGGCACCTCGACCTGCGACAGGAGCGCGGGATTGCCGGCGGGGTCGACTTGCGATACCTACCGGTCCCGGGTGGGCAAGGCCTTTTTGAGGGATATTACGCTCAGGATAGTCGACCGACGCTAAATCCGAGTATTGTGCCTAGGATCCCGATTTCCCACGAGCGATACCGGTTTCTTTGGCAAGGACAACTCCCGTTTGGTGACGACTTTGTCATCGCTCACAACCTCAACCTCTGGAGTGACCCGTGGATCCTCGAGGACTTCCTCTGGAAAGAGTACATCCCGGAGCGGCAGCCAGACAATGCGGTTTGGGCGGACTACCGGACGCAAGATTTCAACGTGGAGCTTTTGACTCGGGACAATTTGAACCGCTTCTTTGACATGATCGATCGCTGGCCGGAACTCGACCTGGAAACCCGCAGGCTTTCGCTCTTCGGCACTTCGCTCCAGTACGAAGGAAGAGGGCAGCTTGTCAATTTCCATCGCTCGTTTTCCAACCAGGAGGTGACTGATCCTGCCCTTTTTTCCGCGCTCTATCCCTTTGACCCTTTGGTTCGGTTTATGCTGCCCCAATTTGGTCCCAACTGGCTGGCCAACGGGCTGGTCCATGATTATAGCGCCTACCGCTGGGATACGTTCCATGAGCTGGTTTACCCAGGCCAATATTTTGGGTGGCTTTCCTTTGCTCCGCGTGTCGGTGTAGAGGGGACTTTTTGGCAGGAAAACTTTGTGGGGGACCTTCCCTTTGGAGAGCCGGCCGGGGCTGGACATCTTTCCCGGGGCCGGCTGCTCTTCGTGGCAGGAGCGGATGCCTCTTTCAAAGTCTCGCGGACCTGGCTGGATGCGCAAGATAAGGCCCTGGGCATTGATGGGCTGCGCCACGTGATCGAACCCTATCTTGAGTTCCAGTATATCCCGACCCCCGACACGCGTCCCCAAGATATTCTGGGGTTTGATTCCCGGCTGCCAAACCTCGAACCCTTTCCTACGGAGCTAGCTGAGTGGAACTCGCTCGACTCGATTTTCGCCGAAACGCTTGTTAGGGTTGGGGTTCGGAACCGGCTGCAAACCAAAAGGGATGGAAAAAACTATAACCTCCTCCGTTGGGACATTTTTACCGATGCGGACTTCAACCGGCAAGTGGATGAGCAACTGACACCGATGCACGACACCTTGACGCACGTGTGGAATGACGTTCGGCTGGATCCCTTCCCGTGGCTTCACTTCCGCTCGTATTCGGGAATCGATATGACCGGAGGAAAAAGTTTTGATGTCTCGACCAATTCTCTTTCGTGGCAGTGGATCCGGGCCGATGAAATTACGGTGGGGTATCAGTACCTGCATCGGATCTTGATCCCGACCGGTTTTTTCCATCTTGCTCCCCCAACCTTTTCCTTTGACCAGAATTTTATCCCGAGTTCTGACCTCGTGTTTGTCCGCAACTTCTACCGGCTCAATGAAGCATGGCAGCTGGAAACGTCACATTTGTTTGAAGCTAAGACAGGCCACTTTGAGGGTCAGACCTACACGATCTACCGGGATTTTTCGGCTTGGCAGGCAGCTTTGTCTTACCAAAACTGGGACTTTCTCGGAGGGAGAACAGTTCAGGATGTTTTCCTCATGCTAACGTTAAAAGCCTTTCCCGAAGCTCATCTTCACGTGGGTCGATGA
- the lspA gene encoding signal peptidase II, which yields MSAKVSFRAGGCQEVGRGRGVQVWLDPLFLSGLLGVFVADQGTKAWVKRLLAGRGPTEIVPGLVRLVEVENPGVAFGLLSGCRWVAVVALLAALVSAWLAWRLLDWKRARVRAMGGIFVGAALGNLVDRLRNGAVTDFIDIHVGAYHWPAFNLADTVLSLVIVFLVGRILAEHRCSRHLGRQGEPAPEEDSRTETGEKRDYPGAQLPGARGPGDR from the coding sequence TTGAGCGCGAAGGTGTCCTTTAGGGCGGGAGGATGCCAAGAGGTGGGGAGAGGGAGGGGGGTTCAAGTCTGGCTCGATCCGCTTTTTCTTTCCGGCTTGCTTGGTGTTTTCGTAGCGGACCAGGGAACCAAAGCGTGGGTAAAAAGACTCCTGGCTGGCCGTGGCCCGACAGAGATCGTTCCGGGACTGGTCCGGCTGGTAGAGGTCGAAAACCCGGGAGTGGCTTTTGGTCTTTTGTCAGGCTGCAGGTGGGTGGCAGTTGTGGCGTTGCTAGCGGCCCTGGTTTCGGCGTGGCTTGCGTGGCGGCTTTTAGACTGGAAGCGTGCGCGCGTCCGGGCGATGGGAGGAATCTTTGTGGGAGCGGCGCTCGGCAATCTCGTCGACCGTCTTCGCAACGGAGCTGTCACGGACTTTATCGACATTCATGTGGGAGCCTATCATTGGCCTGCTTTCAACCTGGCTGACACGGTCCTCTCACTGGTCATTGTTTTCCTTGTCGGGAGAATCCTTGCGGAGCATCGCTGCTCTAGGCATCTTGGTAGGCAAGGTGAGCCCGCTCCAGAGGAGGATTCAAGAACTGAAACGGGAGAAAAACGCGATTATCCTGGCGCACAATTACCAGGTGCCCGAGGTCCAGGAGATCGCTGA
- a CDS encoding isoprenyl transferase, whose product MSSCNGFEVPRHVAIIMDGNGRWAKARRLPRSEGHRRGFEAARRVVEAASELGIGYLTLYAFSVENWARPSWEVRALMEMLEEFLRSHRSELVEKNIRLEAIGRLTDLPPAVRRELEETREATSKSTGLTVVLALSYGGRVEIVEAARSLAVEIEAGMLRAEEIDETLFRQKLYTAGYPDPDLLIRTSGEKRISNFLLWQIAYTELYVSPTLWPDFGPEEFLAALQDYAQRQRRFGRVLQNG is encoded by the coding sequence TTGAGTTCGTGCAACGGGTTTGAGGTTCCGCGGCATGTGGCCATTATCATGGACGGCAATGGCCGCTGGGCCAAGGCTCGGCGGCTCCCACGAAGCGAGGGACACCGTAGGGGTTTCGAAGCCGCCCGACGGGTTGTAGAGGCGGCCAGCGAGCTAGGAATTGGCTACCTGACCTTGTATGCGTTTTCCGTGGAAAACTGGGCTCGCCCTTCCTGGGAAGTTCGTGCTTTGATGGAAATGCTCGAGGAGTTTCTTCGGTCGCACCGGAGCGAGCTTGTGGAAAAGAACATTCGTTTGGAAGCGATTGGGCGTCTGACAGACCTCCCACCTGCTGTCCGGCGGGAACTGGAGGAAACGCGAGAAGCCACAAGCAAAAGTACGGGTCTGACCGTGGTATTGGCGTTGAGCTATGGGGGAAGGGTAGAAATTGTCGAGGCGGCTCGCTCTCTGGCAGTGGAGATTGAGGCTGGGATGCTTCGCGCGGAGGAGATTGACGAGACTCTTTTTCGGCAAAAACTCTACACGGCGGGCTACCCGGATCCCGACTTACTCATCCGAACCAGTGGGGAAAAGAGAATCTCTAATTTTCTTTTGTGGCAAATTGCGTACACCGAGCTGTATGTGAGCCCGACCCTATGGCCGGACTTTGGTCCGGAAGAATTTCTTGCGGCCCTGCAAGACTATGCCCAGCGGCAAAGACGATTCGGAAGGGTCTTGCAGAATGGGTAA
- a CDS encoding UDP-glucose dehydrogenase family protein: MNVSMVGSGYVGLTTGACFAELGHQVLCVDNDAEKVALLSRGEIPIYEPGLEELVRGNAAKGRLRFSTSVAEAVDHGLVIFLTVPTPPQPDGSVDLRYVEKVAREIARHLRDYRVIVDKSTVPVRTGEKVAQTIARYNTQGVDFDVVSNPEFLREGCAVHDLLHPDRIVIGVQRPRAAEIMKELYRPIAAPVVVTDLNSAELIKHASNSFLALKISYINALSQICERAGADVDLVAEGMGLDQRIGKAFLKAGIGYGGSCFPKDLAAFIRISEELGYDFRLLKEVAAINEEQKERFFKKIRRALWVLEEKTIGLLGLAFKANTDDVRNSVALELASRFLREGARVRAYDPVAGRKAQRVLRELEICEVGEEVARGADCVVIATEWDEFRRLDWARMRKWMISPLLFDGRNLLDPAHMVALGFQYEGVGRGLRIG, encoded by the coding sequence ATGAACGTCTCGATGGTCGGATCCGGGTACGTAGGGCTTACGACCGGTGCTTGTTTTGCCGAGCTAGGTCACCAGGTCCTCTGCGTGGACAATGATGCAGAGAAGGTTGCTCTTCTTTCCCGGGGGGAAATTCCGATCTATGAGCCTGGCTTAGAGGAGCTTGTGCGAGGAAACGCAGCCAAGGGTCGGCTGCGATTTTCCACTTCGGTCGCCGAGGCCGTGGACCATGGATTGGTTATTTTTCTTACGGTTCCCACCCCTCCGCAACCCGATGGGAGCGTGGACCTGCGGTATGTGGAAAAGGTGGCACGGGAAATTGCCCGTCACCTTCGGGACTACCGCGTTATTGTAGACAAAAGCACAGTGCCGGTTCGGACCGGCGAAAAGGTGGCCCAGACGATTGCTCGTTACAATACGCAGGGAGTCGATTTTGACGTCGTGAGTAATCCTGAGTTTCTGCGGGAAGGGTGTGCCGTACACGATCTTCTCCATCCGGACCGGATTGTGATTGGTGTGCAGCGACCGCGGGCCGCCGAAATCATGAAGGAGCTTTACCGGCCGATTGCGGCACCGGTGGTTGTGACGGACTTAAATTCGGCGGAATTGATCAAGCATGCCTCCAATAGCTTCCTTGCGCTCAAAATCTCCTATATCAATGCGCTTTCTCAGATTTGCGAGCGCGCTGGTGCCGACGTTGACCTGGTGGCGGAAGGGATGGGGTTGGACCAGCGGATCGGGAAGGCTTTTCTTAAGGCAGGGATCGGCTATGGGGGTTCCTGTTTTCCCAAGGACCTGGCAGCGTTTATCCGGATTAGCGAGGAGCTTGGGTATGACTTCCGGCTCCTCAAGGAGGTTGCAGCTATTAATGAGGAACAGAAGGAACGGTTTTTTAAGAAGATTCGGCGAGCCCTCTGGGTGCTTGAGGAGAAAACGATCGGGCTTTTGGGTCTTGCGTTTAAAGCCAACACCGACGATGTTCGCAATAGCGTAGCCCTGGAACTGGCTTCTCGCTTTCTGCGGGAAGGGGCTCGCGTTCGGGCCTATGACCCGGTAGCTGGCAGAAAGGCACAACGAGTCCTTCGGGAACTTGAAATCTGCGAAGTGGGGGAGGAGGTAGCCCGGGGAGCGGACTGTGTTGTAATTGCGACCGAATGGGACGAGTTTCGGAGACTTGATTGGGCTCGTATGCGCAAGTGGATGATTAGCCCGCTTCTGTTTGACGGGAGGAACCTTTTGGATCCTGCTCACATGGTGGCTCTTGGGTTCCAATACGAGGGCGTAGGAAGAGGATTGAGGATAGGGTAA